In a genomic window of Methylovirgula sp. 4M-Z18:
- a CDS encoding LysE/ArgO family amino acid transporter: MNFSFSAASTGFLLGASFIVAIGAQNAFVLRQGLLRQHVFPVALLCSLSDAVLIAAGVGGLGTLVEKNPDVLFYVTLFGIAFLAFYGFKALQRARHTESLRAAGGESGPLGATILMTLLLTFANPHVYLDTVVLLGSISARFPIHEHVAFALGAMSASFLWFFGLAYGARLLTPLFQSPLAWRILDLIIALVMFSIALGLALHLRG, translated from the coding sequence ATGAATTTCTCGTTTTCCGCCGCGTCCACCGGCTTTCTGCTCGGGGCGAGCTTCATTGTCGCTATCGGCGCGCAAAATGCCTTCGTGCTGCGCCAAGGATTGCTGCGCCAGCATGTGTTTCCGGTCGCGCTGCTTTGCTCGCTCTCGGATGCCGTGCTGATCGCCGCCGGCGTCGGCGGCCTTGGCACTTTGGTCGAGAAAAATCCGGACGTGCTGTTCTATGTCACGCTGTTCGGCATCGCCTTTCTCGCCTTCTACGGGTTCAAGGCGCTGCAGCGCGCCCGGCACACCGAATCGCTGCGGGCGGCGGGCGGTGAGTCCGGCCCGCTCGGCGCCACCATCCTGATGACGCTGCTGCTGACCTTCGCCAATCCGCATGTCTATCTCGACACGGTCGTGCTGCTCGGGTCGATTTCGGCGCGCTTCCCGATTCATGAGCACGTCGCTTTCGCGCTTGGCGCGATGAGTGCGTCATTCCTGTGGTTCTTCGGCCTGGCCTATGGAGCGCGGCTGCTGACGCCTTTGTTTCAATCGCCGCTTGCCTGGCGCATATTAGATCTCATCATTG